Below is a window of Pseudomonadota bacterium DNA.
GCGACCTTATGGCAGCAGCACCCGCCCCTTTATCCGGTCACTACACAGTGCTGCACATGCGGAGTGTTCATTCTCCGAATACCCCTAGTCGGCGTGCCGAAGCGCATAGACATAGGCGTCAACGATCTCGCCCGTCTCAAGCGTTACCGCGACCGACTCTCGACGATATGCGTCCCCTTCGAAAGCATCGAGCATGGACCATTTGGTATGTAACAATGACGAAGACAGAACAAACCCCTCAACCACCGCACCGTCGGATGCCGGCACAATGCCGGGGTATCCCATTTTGGCGCCCCACCCTTGATCGAGAAGATGTCCTCGTACTGTCGCGGCCAACCACGTTCCCTCAATGTCGGCTA
It encodes the following:
- a CDS encoding gamma-glutamylcyclotransferase family protein; this encodes MTKETERLFVYGTLAPGRANHDTLADIEGTWLAATVRGHLLDQGWGAKMGYPGIVPASDGAVVEGFVLSSSLLHTKWSMLDAFEGDAYRRESVAVTLETGEIVDAYVYALRHAD